One genomic window of Xanthobacter dioxanivorans includes the following:
- a CDS encoding class 1 fructose-bisphosphatase yields the protein MSELVTLQTYLGTWAGSDAARKAVAETVTAIAEAGIGIAELVARGPLEEGLARIRGTDPNAGGDAQKELDVVAEERIRAALLPTPAAFLASEESEELIPLNPRGRLVVAVDPLDGSSNIDTNVSVGTIYSILPYDPAVHADPVSAVMRPGVNQVAAGFLAYGPATILVATFGEGTQVFVHDRRSGDFVLARAAVEIPVETKEYGVNQSNARQWHAPMRRYVEDCLAGKEGPRGKDFNMRWVGSMVADAFRIFTRGGVYVYPGDKRKGYENGRLRLIYEANPVAFLVEQANGGATDGTTRILDITPHHIHQRIPLVFGSKAEVEKIASYY from the coding sequence GTGAGCGAGTTGGTGACCCTTCAGACCTACCTGGGGACCTGGGCCGGCAGCGATGCGGCCCGCAAGGCCGTCGCCGAGACCGTGACCGCCATCGCCGAGGCCGGCATCGGCATCGCCGAACTGGTCGCCCGCGGACCGCTGGAGGAGGGCCTCGCCCGTATCCGCGGCACCGATCCCAATGCCGGCGGCGACGCCCAGAAGGAGCTCGACGTGGTGGCCGAAGAGCGCATCCGCGCCGCCCTTCTGCCCACGCCGGCGGCTTTTCTCGCCTCCGAGGAAAGCGAGGAACTGATCCCGCTGAACCCGCGGGGACGCCTCGTGGTGGCGGTTGACCCGCTCGACGGCTCATCCAACATCGATACCAACGTTTCGGTAGGCACCATCTATTCCATCCTGCCCTACGACCCGGCGGTGCATGCGGATCCGGTTTCGGCGGTGATGCGGCCGGGCGTGAACCAGGTGGCGGCCGGCTTCCTCGCCTATGGGCCGGCGACCATCCTCGTCGCCACCTTCGGCGAGGGCACCCAGGTGTTCGTGCACGACCGGCGGAGCGGTGACTTTGTGCTCGCCCGCGCGGCGGTGGAGATCCCGGTCGAGACCAAGGAATACGGTGTCAACCAGTCCAACGCGCGCCAGTGGCACGCGCCCATGCGCCGCTACGTGGAGGACTGCCTCGCCGGCAAGGAGGGCCCGCGGGGCAAGGACTTCAACATGCGCTGGGTCGGCTCCATGGTGGCCGACGCCTTCCGCATCTTCACACGGGGCGGCGTCTACGTGTACCCGGGCGACAAGCGCAAGGGCTACGAGAACGGGCGCCTGCGGCTGATCTACGAGGCCAACCCCGTCGCCTTCCTGGTGGAGCAGGCGAACGGCGGCGCGACCGACGGCACCACACGCATCCTCGACATCACCCCGCACCACATCCACCAGCGCATCCCGCTGGTGTTCGGCTCGAAGGCCGAGGTGGAGAAGATCGCCTCCTATTACTGA
- the folB gene encoding dihydroneopterin aldolase, with product MTADDPTALAEAGEESRAAERARPHETDRLFLRALPFYARHGVYDAERELGQRFIVDVDCWFDTRPAAWADDEALTVSYQGIYEQVAAVVTDDPVHLIETLAERIATRLLDHFEIVERVRVVVHKPGAPVTGVFGDVGIEIIRSR from the coding sequence ATGACAGCCGACGATCCCACAGCCCTCGCCGAAGCGGGGGAGGAGAGCCGCGCCGCCGAGCGCGCACGCCCCCACGAAACCGATCGGCTCTTCCTGCGCGCCTTGCCGTTCTATGCCCGGCATGGCGTCTATGATGCCGAACGCGAGCTCGGCCAGCGCTTCATCGTGGACGTGGACTGCTGGTTCGACACCCGCCCCGCCGCCTGGGCGGACGACGAGGCGCTCACCGTCTCCTACCAGGGGATCTACGAGCAGGTGGCAGCGGTGGTCACCGACGACCCGGTCCATCTCATCGAGACCCTGGCCGAGCGCATCGCCACGCGCCTGCTCGATCATTTTGAGATCGTCGAGCGGGTGCGCGTGGTGGTGCACAAGCCGGGCGCGCCGGTGACCGGCGTGTTCGGCGACGTGGGCATCGAGATCATCCGCAGCCGCTGA
- a CDS encoding ATP-grasp domain-containing protein, with product MRVFICEYVTSGGMRDKPLPDGPLSEGTLIRDAVIADLEELPGISLVLAYDDRLPAPNQDAVPVRKGEDPWICWSSLAQDADVVWPIAPETGGLLGRMVRLMNEGSARLIASTPAAISAVANKLTMVRRLAEHGIPHVPAFPIDALPAGLDGDLVTKPEDGSGWGVARAWPGRAALPRTAGLVVQPYVHGTQASLSVLARPDGATLLCVNRLQVTHIVGVFGFEGVTVGGLPDEDGRLAALARRVVEAFPGLSGIVCIDVILTPQGPLVTEINPRVTVSYAGLHASLGVNPAAFIPELIREGVPPSVPHLPRPTPVDVKIR from the coding sequence ATGCGTGTCTTCATCTGCGAGTACGTGACATCCGGCGGGATGCGCGACAAGCCCCTGCCGGACGGGCCGCTGTCGGAGGGGACCTTGATCCGCGACGCCGTGATCGCCGACCTCGAGGAACTCCCGGGCATCAGCCTTGTCCTGGCCTACGACGACCGCCTGCCCGCTCCGAACCAGGATGCCGTACCGGTGCGCAAGGGCGAGGATCCCTGGATCTGCTGGTCGAGCCTCGCCCAGGACGCGGATGTGGTCTGGCCCATCGCCCCGGAGACGGGCGGCCTGCTCGGCCGCATGGTCCGGCTGATGAACGAGGGCAGCGCCCGGCTCATCGCCAGCACGCCGGCCGCCATCTCGGCGGTGGCGAACAAGCTGACGATGGTGCGTCGCCTCGCCGAGCATGGGATCCCGCATGTGCCGGCCTTTCCCATCGACGCGCTGCCCGCCGGCCTCGACGGCGACCTCGTGACCAAACCGGAGGACGGCTCCGGCTGGGGTGTCGCGCGGGCCTGGCCCGGCCGCGCCGCCCTGCCGCGCACCGCCGGGCTCGTGGTGCAGCCCTACGTTCACGGCACCCAGGCGAGCCTTTCCGTGCTGGCCCGGCCCGATGGCGCGACCCTGCTCTGCGTGAACCGCCTGCAGGTGACCCACATCGTGGGGGTCTTCGGCTTCGAGGGGGTGACGGTCGGCGGCCTTCCGGACGAGGACGGGCGCCTCGCCGCTCTGGCACGTCGCGTGGTGGAGGCGTTTCCCGGCCTCTCCGGCATCGTCTGCATCGACGTGATCCTGACGCCGCAGGGGCCGCTCGTGACCGAGATCAATCCGCGCGTCACGGTGTCCTATGCGGGGCTTCACGCATCCCTGGGCGTCAATCCCGCCGCCTTCATCCCAGAACTCATTCGCGAAGGCGTGCCGCCGAGCGTGCCGCATCTGCCGCGGCCGACGCCGGTGGACGTGAAGATACGTTGA
- a CDS encoding HisA/HisF-related TIM barrel protein → MHARRGAREAYRPIETPLAGSSAPLDVVAGLLALAPFRTLYVADLDAITGVGDHAMQVDALRRAFPQLELWVDAGESGAEQVRQRARDGRGISVIGSESLPDGAAVRAALAARPVVLSLDSDAAGRRGPRTVHEVAGLWPERVIVMTLARVGSGEGPDLATFRAVAERARCLVTPPALFAAGGVRGAQDLAALAQEGAAGVLVASALHDGRLDAVTARQWA, encoded by the coding sequence GTGCACGCCCGTCGCGGCGCGCGCGAGGCCTACCGCCCCATCGAGACACCGCTCGCCGGCTCCTCGGCCCCCCTCGACGTGGTGGCCGGGCTCCTTGCGCTCGCACCGTTTCGGACCCTCTACGTGGCCGACCTCGACGCCATCACCGGCGTGGGGGACCACGCCATGCAGGTGGACGCGCTGCGCCGGGCATTTCCACAGCTTGAGCTCTGGGTGGACGCCGGGGAGTCCGGCGCCGAGCAGGTCCGGCAGCGCGCGCGGGATGGACGCGGCATCAGCGTGATCGGCTCCGAATCGCTGCCGGACGGCGCGGCCGTCCGGGCCGCGCTCGCCGCGCGCCCCGTGGTCCTCTCCCTCGATTCCGATGCCGCCGGCCGGCGTGGCCCGCGCACCGTGCATGAGGTTGCCGGGCTCTGGCCGGAGCGCGTCATCGTCATGACCCTCGCCCGTGTGGGGTCCGGGGAAGGCCCCGACCTCGCCACCTTCCGCGCGGTGGCGGAGCGCGCGCGATGCCTTGTGACGCCCCCAGCCCTGTTCGCCGCCGGCGGCGTCCGCGGGGCGCAGGACCTTGCCGCGCTGGCGCAGGAGGGGGCCGCCGGGGTTCTGGTGGCAAGCGCCCTGCATGACGGTCGGCTCGACGCCGTGACCGCACGCCAGTGGGCGTGA
- a CDS encoding autotransporter outer membrane beta-barrel domain-containing protein — MTFLHSSVGRFVLTLCCCGLAFPASAGSFNTPPAAGPQQVSGTDQGTIASGSTLDGGASPAIEWNGPATGVLISNLGTITSDESAIASTSAATGTFRVENGGRITSPDDAIRINGTFNSAEDRVTIENRGTISSVNGQAFDAEGAHELGVTIENYGLITSQQSDAIRAGEGAIIQNRGTIEAYANGKSAILIDGTPAGDLFRGSSVYNGFGNQINSSGDAFKVIDAPTSTAVYGISIVNGGVISASGGGNAIDLGELHSPNRYSTSIRNGYSGLIGARDNDAIVGVDGLVITNNGRIYANYNSGSPDTHDVAAIEIDGGTVGRPATITVINVREDGDTIPEISAIISGANDGIRALGADDTVIVENRGLIRGLNGAGIRSNGNAVVVNYENIQGHNDAGVSARNATITNRSNITGRTDPGAAAGDGDGVKIFQMGTIDNYGSIVGLGSTGNTSEGVNIGGGSVVNRQSAVISGANNGIVGDDGMGGDAYAALSISNMGAIRGLDGVGIRYVNSGADPTKNLTVINRSVISGTTYAVQMGNGGDLFVAAGRVEGIVDAEGGYDTLQIALDASPANFEMGLVGDAATYRNFERITTAARSLSLFGTSTFGGEVVMDQGHLELRNAVLTNATLSISGSATTAGLLTGAGTMGALNTSGRTILSPGIVNAPTPGQNTTYGTFTVVNDAHIGGIYRVDVDTATGASDHIVVGGTTTIAADSVVQARGGPFTWGQRFTILSSDGGIDGSFSRLAVDNPGQYAGFLFVAPMLTQDENNVYLGLGRNGVAFSSYAFTLNQISVASALERIGAGGKADTSALYAAFVTQTVADRPALALAQLSGDVHATLPGVIAGENMLVNDILLSRLRQLGYQRSGASAALGFGGPAALSYADPAAPASGAFTGLKAPAAGPVYAIWAQSFGQWLDAGGDGNATPAETTVAGMLIGTDVTLANYSFGLAAGYSSASTSADPASANSETWRIAAYGATSFDALRLRAGATYGWSSIDTSRFVALTGESPRASYSGTAGNLFAEAGYGWTFGPVALEPFAAIGWTSVDLGSFFETNAPVAGLASTGTSFDTLYSTLGMRFASSIALGGGVTATPHASAGWRHAFGDVTPEAVLTFVNTGTAFGVDGLAVAEDSLVVAAGLDLAFGRGVTVGLSYEGMTGDGTSYNAGKASLAMRF; from the coding sequence ATGACATTCTTGCACAGCTCGGTCGGCCGGTTCGTCCTCACCCTATGCTGCTGCGGCCTGGCATTTCCCGCGTCGGCGGGATCCTTCAACACGCCGCCGGCCGCAGGTCCCCAGCAGGTTTCGGGCACCGACCAAGGTACGATCGCCTCCGGCTCGACGCTCGATGGCGGCGCCTCCCCCGCCATCGAGTGGAACGGTCCTGCGACGGGCGTGCTCATTTCCAATCTCGGGACGATCACGTCCGATGAGAGCGCGATCGCCTCGACGAGCGCTGCCACCGGCACATTCCGGGTGGAAAACGGCGGGCGCATCACTTCGCCCGACGATGCCATTCGCATAAACGGCACGTTCAACAGCGCCGAAGACAGAGTGACCATCGAGAACCGCGGCACGATCAGCTCCGTGAACGGCCAGGCTTTCGATGCCGAAGGCGCCCACGAGCTCGGTGTCACTATCGAGAATTACGGGCTCATAACATCGCAGCAGTCGGACGCGATCCGCGCAGGCGAGGGCGCGATCATCCAGAACCGGGGAACCATCGAGGCGTATGCGAATGGCAAGAGCGCCATCTTGATCGATGGCACACCCGCCGGCGATCTCTTCCGCGGCTCCAGTGTGTATAACGGGTTCGGGAATCAGATCAATTCATCCGGTGACGCGTTCAAGGTCATCGACGCTCCCACCAGCACCGCCGTGTACGGCATTTCTATCGTGAATGGCGGAGTGATCTCTGCGAGCGGCGGCGGCAACGCCATCGATCTCGGGGAACTCCACTCGCCCAATCGCTATTCCACGTCAATCCGCAACGGCTACAGCGGCCTCATCGGGGCAAGAGACAACGATGCGATCGTGGGAGTGGACGGGCTGGTCATTACAAACAATGGCCGGATCTACGCGAACTATAACTCCGGCTCGCCGGACACCCACGATGTCGCGGCCATCGAGATCGACGGCGGCACCGTCGGCAGGCCGGCCACGATCACGGTCATCAATGTCCGTGAGGACGGCGACACTATCCCCGAAATTAGCGCAATCATCTCCGGAGCCAATGACGGCATCAGGGCGCTGGGCGCCGACGACACGGTCATCGTCGAGAATCGCGGCCTGATCAGGGGTCTCAACGGTGCGGGCATCCGCTCGAACGGCAATGCGGTCGTGGTGAACTACGAGAACATCCAGGGACACAACGATGCCGGCGTGAGCGCGCGGAACGCCACCATCACCAATCGCTCGAACATCACCGGCAGGACCGATCCCGGCGCCGCGGCCGGCGACGGTGACGGCGTGAAGATCTTCCAGATGGGAACGATCGACAATTACGGCTCCATAGTGGGCCTCGGTTCCACCGGCAACACCAGCGAAGGCGTCAACATCGGCGGCGGCAGCGTGGTCAACCGCCAAAGCGCGGTGATCAGCGGCGCCAACAACGGCATCGTGGGCGACGACGGCATGGGTGGCGATGCCTATGCCGCGCTCTCCATCAGCAACATGGGCGCCATCCGGGGGCTCGACGGCGTCGGCATTCGCTATGTCAATTCCGGGGCCGATCCGACGAAGAACCTGACCGTCATCAATCGTAGCGTCATCTCCGGCACCACCTATGCCGTCCAGATGGGCAACGGCGGCGATCTATTCGTCGCCGCAGGGCGGGTCGAGGGCATCGTGGATGCGGAGGGGGGATACGACACACTGCAGATCGCCCTGGATGCGTCCCCCGCCAACTTCGAGATGGGCTTGGTCGGAGACGCCGCCACCTACCGCAACTTCGAGCGCATCACGACCGCAGCCCGGTCCCTCAGCCTGTTCGGCACCTCGACCTTCGGCGGCGAGGTGGTGATGGACCAGGGGCATCTCGAGCTCCGCAACGCCGTGCTGACCAACGCCACCCTGTCCATTTCCGGAAGCGCCACGACCGCCGGCCTGCTCACCGGCGCGGGCACGATGGGCGCCCTCAACACCTCCGGGCGCACCATCCTCTCCCCGGGCATCGTGAATGCTCCGACGCCCGGCCAGAACACCACCTACGGCACATTCACCGTCGTCAACGACGCCCATATCGGCGGCATCTACCGGGTGGATGTCGACACCGCCACCGGCGCGTCCGACCACATCGTCGTGGGTGGCACCACCACCATCGCGGCGGACAGCGTTGTCCAGGCGCGGGGAGGCCCGTTCACATGGGGCCAGCGCTTCACCATCCTCTCCTCGGATGGCGGGATCGACGGCTCCTTCAGCCGGCTGGCGGTGGACAATCCCGGCCAGTACGCCGGTTTCCTCTTCGTCGCGCCCATGCTCACCCAGGACGAGAACAACGTGTATCTCGGGCTCGGGCGGAACGGCGTCGCCTTCTCGTCCTACGCTTTCACGCTCAACCAGATCTCCGTGGCCAGCGCGCTCGAGCGCATCGGCGCGGGCGGCAAGGCCGACACCTCCGCGCTCTACGCCGCCTTCGTCACGCAGACGGTCGCGGATCGCCCCGCCCTGGCCCTCGCGCAGCTCTCGGGCGATGTCCACGCCACGCTGCCGGGCGTCATCGCCGGCGAGAACATGCTGGTGAACGACATCCTGCTCTCGCGCCTGCGCCAGCTCGGCTACCAGAGGAGCGGGGCTTCGGCGGCGCTCGGCTTCGGCGGCCCGGCGGCCCTGTCCTATGCAGATCCCGCCGCTCCGGCCTCGGGCGCCTTCACGGGGCTCAAGGCGCCCGCCGCCGGGCCGGTCTATGCGATCTGGGCGCAGAGCTTCGGCCAATGGCTCGATGCCGGCGGCGACGGCAATGCCACCCCCGCCGAGACCACCGTCGCCGGCATGCTCATCGGCACGGACGTGACCCTGGCCAACTACAGCTTCGGCCTGGCGGCCGGCTATTCCTCCGCCTCCACCAGCGCGGATCCGGCCTCGGCGAACAGCGAGACCTGGCGCATCGCCGCCTATGGCGCGACGAGCTTCGATGCGCTGAGGCTGCGCGCCGGCGCCACCTATGGCTGGAGCAGCATCGACACCAGCCGCTTCGTGGCGCTCACCGGGGAGAGCCCCCGCGCGAGCTATAGCGGCACGGCCGGCAATCTCTTCGCCGAGGCAGGCTACGGATGGACGTTCGGCCCCGTCGCGCTGGAGCCGTTCGCTGCCATCGGCTGGACCAGCGTCGATCTCGGCAGCTTCTTCGAGACCAACGCGCCGGTCGCGGGGCTCGCCTCCACCGGCACGTCGTTCGACACGCTCTATTCGACCCTCGGCATGCGCTTCGCCTCCAGCATCGCCCTCGGCGGCGGCGTGACCGCGACGCCCCACGCCTCCGCCGGCTGGCGCCACGCCTTCGGCGACGTGACGCCCGAAGCGGTCCTCACCTTCGTGAATACCGGCACCGCCTTCGGCGTCGACGGCCTCGCCGTCGCCGAGGACAGCCTGGTGGTGGCGGCCGGGCTGGACCTCGCTTTCGGCCGGGGCGTCACCGTCGGCCTCTCCTACGAGGGCATGACCGGCGACGGCACCAGCTACAACGCCGGCAAGGCCAGCCTGGCCATGCGCTTCTGA